The nucleotide window TTCAAGGGAGAACAAGTATTCTATTGATTCTGTTTTTATCTCAAGAAATCCTCATGAAAAAGAGCTGTATCGTTCATCACATCTCCACGTGGAATACCAAAGTCGAGTAATACTTTCAATTTAGCTCCAGATATAAAACTCCCCCATTTCCTCTGGACTCTACGTCTCTTACTTTCTATATATAGAGATATAATAATACAGAGTATAGTTAACTCCCAGTTAACTAGACAGTTTAACGCAAATTGGGGGAGACCCTTTGAAACTCAGGGTTATGAGAATTTGAGGGAAGTCCCTAAAAAATAGAGGTTGGAGAGAGTTCCTATGGACGCGCTATAAAGCAGTACGTACAAAAGAATTAATGAATAAAACTATGAAAGGACTGGATGTTTTAATTATTGAAATAAAAAGACCGGATTAATTGATTTAATCGTCAGTACGGATGAATTAACATCGTAGTTTTCTGGAGAGAAGAGTCCAGACAGCCAGCTGAGGGATGGGGAGAACATCTTATTTCACGATTTATTCCAAAAGAGATACAGTTTTATTCTGACACTGCAACAATTTACTCGTATGGAATCTGAATCTCCTAGAGAACATTCGGTGAGCTCTTTACTTCCCCTCTAGAACCGCCTGGGCTATATTGCTCAAGTCGTAGACCACATCGGCTTCGCAGTTTTTAAAGGACTTTGCGAAAACTCCATAGTACTCCTGTTTTTCGCCACTTTTGTTCAAATTACCCATAACCTTCCTCATTTTTGTAAGTAAGGGTTTGCAGTCCACTTCCTCTGACCACTTGACTTCTCCCAAAAATATCGCGTCCTTCCCCTCCGCTATTACATCCACTTCTTCCCCTTTATGTAAGTACTTGCCAACGTACTCATATTCCAAAGGTAGCACGATCGATCTCTCCCTCACCAGTTCCCTTATTAATTTCTCGAACTTGAAGGAGAAGTACCTATCTAGATCGATTCTCCTCATTACTTCCTCAACCCTATCCATTTCAAGGTCGTTTAAGTTCTCATAAACAAATTCAAACCAGAAATCGAAGAAGTTGTCCTTAAATTCGTACCACCCTCTCTTCATCCCATATGGTGTGACCCTTTCAACGATCTCGTTTTCCTCCAACCTATCAAGGTAAGCCGTTAGGTTCCCCTTATCGATTCCTGTAACCTCAGATATTTTGGAGATTGTGTTGTACCCTTGGGAGAGCGCTTTCAATATGCTTAGGTAGACCCTTTGCTCCCTAAACTCCTCTCTCAATAAGTAGAGAGGTTCATCGTAAAGTACGCTTCCTTTCTTCAGTATTTTGTCCCTTACGTTGTCCTCAACGGTTTTGCTTGCATCCAACTGAAGAATGTAGAAGGGTATTCCGTCCACTATACTCCAAATCTTTACAAGATCCTCTATTTTCTTTCCAGGGAAAAACTCGGGGATGTGTGAAAATGAGAGTCTAGTGAGTTTCCAACTCCCAGTCCTTCTGCCGTAAAGCGGCGACTTCTTGGATAAGACTTCGTTTTCCATCATCCCCACGCTTGACCCAGTAATTAACAGGAAGATCTTGGTAGATGCTAGCTTCTCATCCCACGCCCTTTGGAGTAGGGAAACGACGCTTCTGTCCGCGTCCATTAAATACTGGAACTCATCTATGGCGAGGATAGGCCTCCTATAACCTATTTCGTCACCAAAATAGATCAGCATTTCGTCAAGGGCTACATTGAGGGATTTGAAGTAGTTTTTCCCAGTATACCTAGCAAACGCTTCCTTAAGTCTGTTTAGGTTGTTCAGAATCCCGTCGGTGGTGGACATATGGTAAATATACTCCTTCCCCTTGATGAACTGTTTAATCAATTCAGTCTTTCCTATTCTCCTCCTACCGTAAAGTATTATCAGCTGTGCCTTATCCTCTCTGTATTTCTCCTCTAAGAACTTCAGCTCCTTGCCTCTGTTGATAAATTGTTGTACCATGAGTATAATAATCTAGGTACAACTTTTTAAACGATTGTATATCGAGAGGAGTTCGCCTCTGCCTTTTCCCAGCTCAGCCCAGAGCTTAGAACAGGTAGGCGACTCTTGACATTAAATTCTTCTAAAAAGGAAGAACCCTTTGATGCCCATCCCTTCTAAACATCTATTTCCTTAAATGTTTCACTTCCAGCTATCTTTCACCTTGTTTACTGATGCTTAACAGTAGGTCTTTTCATGTTTGAGGTCTTAATCCGGTTAGGACTAATAACCCACTATTCCATACACAGAAGTTGATTGTATCATCAACAGGTTCCGTTGCAATCTTACTTAATTGTGACAGATCAAAGTAAAAACTTGATAATTATCATGTTAAACCTTACAGGATCTATATATAAAGTTATCAAGATAAAAGACTATATCATTAAAAGAAAGAAATGTGATTCACAGTCAAATTTATATGATAAATGCCACCCTTAAATTTTATGAGCATAGCGAACCTAAATACCTACCCTCCAAATGCGGTACCCCAATGGCTTAGTTTAGGTTCTAACTCATGGA belongs to Metallosphaera tengchongensis and includes:
- a CDS encoding ATP-binding protein; the protein is MVQQFINRGKELKFLEEKYREDKAQLIILYGRRRIGKTELIKQFIKGKEYIYHMSTTDGILNNLNRLKEAFARYTGKNYFKSLNVALDEMLIYFGDEIGYRRPILAIDEFQYLMDADRSVVSLLQRAWDEKLASTKIFLLITGSSVGMMENEVLSKKSPLYGRRTGSWKLTRLSFSHIPEFFPGKKIEDLVKIWSIVDGIPFYILQLDASKTVEDNVRDKILKKGSVLYDEPLYLLREEFREQRVYLSILKALSQGYNTISKISEVTGIDKGNLTAYLDRLEENEIVERVTPYGMKRGWYEFKDNFFDFWFEFVYENLNDLEMDRVEEVMRRIDLDRYFSFKFEKLIRELVRERSIVLPLEYEYVGKYLHKGEEVDVIAEGKDAIFLGEVKWSEEVDCKPLLTKMRKVMGNLNKSGEKQEYYGVFAKSFKNCEADVVYDLSNIAQAVLEGK